In Dehalococcoidia bacterium, the genomic window TATTACACCTCCCTAGAAAAGGTGTGACAATCCCTCTCCTTCAGTGATACTATGTTCACTGAAATGACCAATATCGAACCAAAATATATATATCTATTCCGCTCCGGCGAGCTGGAGCGCCGCGCCCGGGCACTCGAATCCCGCCTGGCGTCCTGTGATATCTGCCCGCACGTGTGCAAAGTGAATCGACTCGAAGGTGAAACGGGCTTCTGCCGCTCGGGACGATTGCCGATAGTAGCGTCGATCTGCGCCCATCGAGGCGAGGAGCCGGCCCTCTCGGGCGTTAACGGCTCGGGCACCATATTCTTCGGCAACTGTAATATGCGCTGCGTTTACTGCCAGAATCACCAGATAAGCCAGAGCTGGAGAAGACAAAAATCGAACGAGACCGGCTGCCGCAGCCTGGCAGCACATATGATTTACCTGCAAGACGAGATGGGCTGCCACAACATCAACTTCGTATCGCCGAGCCATTTCGCACCTCAGATAGTGAGAGCGCTCGTTGAAGCTGTGCCGATGGGATTGCATATTCCGATCGTATACAACACCGGCGGCTACGATTCGCTCGATACGCTGAAAGAACTCGACGGCATCGTCGACATTTACCTGCCTGATATCAGGTATGCCGACGACAAAACGGCTAAGAAATACTCGCAGGCGCCGGACTACGTAAAATACAATCGCGCCGCGATGAACGAGATGTACCGCCAGGTCGGCGACCTTGTCGTGGACGGGAACGGTGTGGCGCGGCGCGGGCTCATCGTGCGACACCTTATTCTACCCAACAGGCTGGCCGGCAGCGAAGAATCGCTGCAATGGATCGAAAAAGAGCTTTCGCCCTCTGTCACTATGAGCGTCATGTCGCAGTACTCCCCCCGGCATAAAGCTCCCGGCATCCCCCTGCTGTCGCGACGCATATCTCCGACTGAATACGAATCCGTACTCAAATGCCTCAGCGACCTCGGCATGGAGAACGGCTGGCTGCAGGGGATGGAATCATCCGACCACTATCTGCCCGACTTCGAGCGCGAGGGCCACCCTTTCGACACCGACCCCGTAGGGGCGATTCATGAATCGCCCCCGCATGATGTCCCTAATAAAAAGAGGTCGGCATGACCCCCAAACCCATAATCGTTATCGGCGCGGGAGCGGGCGGGATGATGGCCGCCGGCCGCGCCGCCGAGCTGGGAGCCCGCGTCCTCCTGCTGGAGAAGACCGACGGCCCGGGCAAAAAACTCCTCATCAGCGGAAAGACGCGCTGCAACGTAACTAACGCTAAAGAGCTCGACGAGTTCGTTACGATGTACGGTGCGAACGGGCGCTTCCTCTACCGCGCCTTCAGCCGCTTCTTCCGCGACGACCTGCTCGATTTCCTCAGGCGTTACGGTGTTGAAACCAAGACCGAGCGCGGCGGCCGTATCTTCCCAGAATCTGACGACGCCCGCGACGTGGTGCGTGCCTTCGAGCGTTATATCACTGAGCAGCGCGTCGACCTGCACACCAATACTAAAGTGACCGCTATAAACGTCGACGGCGGGAAGATCGCAGGCGTTCAAACGGAGGACGGGACGATCCCCGCCTCAGCCGTCATCCTGGCGACGGGAGGCTCCTCATACCCCGGTACCGGCTCCTCCGGCGACGGCTACCGTATGGCAGCGTCGTTAGGCCATACGATAACAAAGATAAGGCCCGCCCTGATCCCGCTCGTGGTGCACGAGACCGCCCTGGCCAAGAGCATGCAGGGCGTGAGCCTGCGCAACGTGCGGCTGACCGCCTGTCAATGCAAAGCCGAGGATATCGACATTTCAAAGACGCCGAAGCGCGATTGCGGCCGCGGCATCCCCGGCAGGAAGCCCGCCGCGCCGGTCATCGAGAGCCGCATGGGCGAGATGATGATGACGCACTCCGGCATCGGCGGCCCGGTTACGCTGCTCATGAGCCTGGCCGTGGTCGATGCGCTGGAGCGCGGCCCGGTGAGCGTATCCATCGACCTGAAGCCTGCTCTCGACGAAAAGCAGCTGCGCGCGCGGCTGCAGCGCGACTTCGAGAGCTACAGCAAACGGAGTTACCGCAACATCCTCAAGGAGCTGCTGCCGCAGAAGATGATCGAGCCGTTCGTAGCGATGACAGGCATCCCTCCGGAGAAATGCGGCCACGAGATAACGGCGGACGAGCGCGAGCGATTGCTGAATTGCCTCAAATCACTGCGTTTCAACATCGAGGGGCCGATGCCGATAAGCGCCGCCATCGTCACTGCGGGCGGTGTCTCGCTCTCCGAGATCGACCCGTACACGATGGCTTCAAGATTAGTCGGTGGGCTATATTTCTGCGGCGAGGTCATGGACATAGACGCAGATACCGGCGGATATAACCTTCAGGCGGCGTTTTCCACAGGCTACGTCGCGGGGGAGGAAGCGGCTTTGTAGGACGGGTTTAAAACCCGCCGCAAAATTGTAAACACTAGTTGATAGCCGGATACATCGCAGTGTAATATATACAATATGAAATCGACAAGGACTCTAAATCTTCTCTGTCTGACTATCGTCATCGCGGCCTGCGCAGCGCTGCTGCTGTCCTCGGCCTTCCCCGCAACCGTCTGCGGCTGAGGGGAAAAGAAGCTGACGGTCGTCAGCACGCCCGAGACCGGAGGGTCCGTCGCTATTGAGAGCGACAGGCCCTGCGTCGCTAACTCCTATCCCGGCGGCACACTGGTAACATTGACCGCCATCCCATCGGAAGGATGCGAGTTCGAGCAATGGTCCGGCGATATCGGCGATAACCCGGCTAACAGCAGCTCCATCGATG contains:
- a CDS encoding radical SAM protein — translated: MFTEMTNIEPKYIYLFRSGELERRARALESRLASCDICPHVCKVNRLEGETGFCRSGRLPIVASICAHRGEEPALSGVNGSGTIFFGNCNMRCVYCQNHQISQSWRRQKSNETGCRSLAAHMIYLQDEMGCHNINFVSPSHFAPQIVRALVEAVPMGLHIPIVYNTGGYDSLDTLKELDGIVDIYLPDIRYADDKTAKKYSQAPDYVKYNRAAMNEMYRQVGDLVVDGNGVARRGLIVRHLILPNRLAGSEESLQWIEKELSPSVTMSVMSQYSPRHKAPGIPLLSRRISPTEYESVLKCLSDLGMENGWLQGMESSDHYLPDFEREGHPFDTDPVGAIHESPPHDVPNKKRSA
- a CDS encoding NAD(P)/FAD-dependent oxidoreductase translates to MTPKPIIVIGAGAGGMMAAGRAAELGARVLLLEKTDGPGKKLLISGKTRCNVTNAKELDEFVTMYGANGRFLYRAFSRFFRDDLLDFLRRYGVETKTERGGRIFPESDDARDVVRAFERYITEQRVDLHTNTKVTAINVDGGKIAGVQTEDGTIPASAVILATGGSSYPGTGSSGDGYRMAASLGHTITKIRPALIPLVVHETALAKSMQGVSLRNVRLTACQCKAEDIDISKTPKRDCGRGIPGRKPAAPVIESRMGEMMMTHSGIGGPVTLLMSLAVVDALERGPVSVSIDLKPALDEKQLRARLQRDFESYSKRSYRNILKELLPQKMIEPFVAMTGIPPEKCGHEITADERERLLNCLKSLRFNIEGPMPISAAIVTAGGVSLSEIDPYTMASRLVGGLYFCGEVMDIDADTGGYNLQAAFSTGYVAGEEAAL